The following proteins come from a genomic window of Ictalurus furcatus strain D&B chromosome 26, Billie_1.0, whole genome shotgun sequence:
- the LOC128602476 gene encoding zinc finger protein 883-like, translating into MEEECVGGGGEALLQLHLLCDPPSSCTVSVWTDLSMADISHLHAEVCELRELVSALEESLRRQKAINTRQEVPGASPALCSMCKSDLNTAEVRDSAQSVCGEREESDVDCAPHTPLTMCSVKLVDCRTVEPIPPVTNNEKEEDGEPSANDEDVIPHTDSDDGNWSPSSERKQLRVNKLKPQTRKDAGPGTSCKDRVSEVNGDVKETPTEAEEPKSDCGVQERLFKCSQCNKSYGTAPSLRNHMKRHAKELRFCCDECGKGFVTSAELKLHTSRHTGVSGFVCEVCGQNLAGSSGLKAHMLTHSDERPFSCRECGKMFRTKGNLKAHLRTHTGEKPYRCSYCERTFSHAPRVKVHERSHTNEKPFKCQTCGKTFSRLDSLRSHESVHTGLKPYQCSHCGKSFRQASHLLCHERTHTGERPYLCSDCGKSFSSHGHFRSHRRIHTGERPYQCTACGKSFRKQFTLHQHSKTHTGERPYKCTQCDKSFARTCTLKQHQRMHSGEKPYQCAICGEKFAFLSSLHQHRKKHGQDAVNTRSHAAGIASGTSQETPTACSPTGN; encoded by the exons atggaggaggagtgtgtgggCGGAGGAGGAGAAGCTCTCCTGCAGCTCCACCTGCTCTGTGATCCTCCATCTTCCTGCACAGTGTCCGTCTGGACCGATCTGTCCATGGCCGACATCTCGCACCTCCACGCTGAAGTGTGTGAGCTCAGAGAGCTGGTGTCTGCGCTGGAGGAATCGTTACGGCGACAAAAAGCCATAAACACtcgtcag GAGGTGCCGGGAGCTTCACCAGCGCTGTGCTCTATGTGTAAATCTGATCTCAACACAGCAGAAGTGCGAGACTCggcacagagtgtgtgtggtgagcgCGAGGAGTCCGATGTAGACTGCGCACCACACACTCCTCTGACCATGTGCTCGGTGAAGCTGGTGGACTGTAGGACCGTGGAGCCGATCCCGCCCGTCACGAATAATGAGAAGGAGGAGGACGGGGAACCGAGCGCTAACGACGAGGACGTAATTCCCCACA CTGACAGCGACGATGGAAATTGGTCGCCTTcgtcagaaagaaaacaactgCGTGTTAACAAACTCAAACCCCAAACGAGGAAAGACGCGGGACCCGGGACGAGCTGTAAGGACCGGGTTTCTGAAGTGAACGGAGACGTTAAGGAGACGCCTACGGAGGCCGAGGAACCGAAGAGCGACTGCGGTGTTCAAGAGAGACTGTTCAAGTGCTCGCAGTGCAACAAAAGCTACGGTACGGCGCCAAGCCTGCGGAACCACATGAAGAGACACGCGAAGGAGCTGAGGTTCTGCTGTGACGAGTGCGGGAAGGGGTTCGTGACGTCGGCCGAGCTGAAGCTGCACACGAGTCGACACACGGGTGTCAGCGGCTTCGTGTGCGAGGTGTGCGGACAAAACCTGGCCGGCTCGTCAGGCCTCAAAGCACACATGCTGACGCACAGCGACGAGAGACCGTTCTCCTGCCGGGAGTGCGGAAAGATGTTCCGGACGAAGGGGAACCTCAAGGCGCACCTGAGGACGCACACCGGGGAGAAACCGTACCGCTGCTCGTACTGCGAGCGCACGTTCAGCCACGCGCCACGCGTCAAGGTTCATGAGCGCTCGCACACCAACGAGAAGCCGTTCAAATGCCAAACCTGCGGGAAGACCTTCTCACGCCTGGACAGTCTCCGGTCGCACGAGAGCGTCCACACCGGCCTGAAGCCGTACCAGTGCTCGCACTGCGGGAAGAGCTTCCGACAAGCCAGCCACCTGCTCTGTCACGAGAGGACACACACCGGAGAGCGGCCGTACCTGTGCTCCGACTGCGGGAAGAGCTTCTCCAGCCACGGGCACTTCCGCAGCCACCGGCGCATCCACACTGGCGAGCGGCCCTACCAGTGCACGGCGTGTGGAAAGAGCTTCAGGAAGCAGTTCACCCTGCACCAGCACAGCAAGACGCACACCGGAGAGCGACCGTACAAGTGCACGCAGTGCGACAAGAGCTTCGCCCGGACGTGCACGCTGAAGCAGCACCAGAGAATGCACTCGGGGGAAAAGCCGTACCAGTGTGCCATCTGCGGAGAGAAATTCGCCTTCCTTAGCTCGCTACACCAACACCGGAAAAAACACGGCCAAGACGCCGTAAACACGCGGTCCCACGCTGCAGGGATCGCCTCAGGAACTTCACAGGAAACGCCGACAGC